The following proteins are co-located in the Apium graveolens cultivar Ventura chromosome 5, ASM990537v1, whole genome shotgun sequence genome:
- the LOC141723812 gene encoding fatty acid elongase 3-like: MLSLLYYLTEHPWIINFRWSPTQSWGATWSFLFSSIASYIILSIFLHLFLLLIRQTRPVSLGPVPAFHSLIMSLISVTIFAGTLFSAVAEIRDTRWSWRRSKITPFQWLLCFPLGTRPSGRVFFWSYMFYLSRFLHTFRTFFLIFNRRDLSFFSLFNSSILILMSFLWLEFSQSFQVLAILMTTSTYAIVYGYRFWTGIGLPGACFPFVMNCQIILLSCNLICHIGVLVMHVTKGGCNGIGAWILNSVLNAAILVMFLNFYVRTKRKIKVNAIVEDVDEDGEKFVKGKDKKI, translated from the coding sequence ATGCTGAGCCTCCTCTATTACCTAACAGAACACCCATGGATCATAAATTTCCGATGGAGTCCTACCCAATCATGGGGCGCCACGTGGTCATTCCTCTTCTCTTCCATCGCTTCTTATATAATACTCTCTATTTTCCTCCACCTTTTTCTTCTTTTAATCCGTCAAACCCGACCTGTTTCTCTCGGACCCGTACCCGCTTTTCACAGTCTAATCATGTCCCTCATATCTGTCACAATATTCGCCGGAACTCTCTTCTCCGCCGTCGCCGAGATTCGTGACACACGGTGGTCGTGGCGGCGATCAAAAATCACTCCGTTTCAATGGCTACTTTGCTTCCCTCTCGGGACCCGACCGTCGGGTCGGGTCTTTTTTTGGTCTTACATGTTTTATCTCTCTCGCTTCCTCCACACGTTCCGTACATTTTTTCTAATATTCAATCGCCGAGATTTATCCTTTTTCTCGCTATTTAATTCTTCAATTTTGATCCTAATGTCGTTTCTATGGCTCGAATTCTCGCAATCGTTTCAAGTTTTAGCGATACTAATGACTACGTCAACGTACGCTATAGTTTACGGGTATCGGTTCTGGACGGGGATCGGATTGCCGGGAGCTTGTTTCCCGTTCGTGATGAATTGTCAAATTATTTTACTAAGTTGTAATTTAATTTGTCATATTGGAGTACTTGTAATGCACGTTACGAAAGGCGGGTGTAACGGGATCGGGGCCTGGATTTTGAATTCGGTTTTAAATGCTGCGATTTTGGTTATGTTTTTGAATTTTTATGTAAGGACTAAGAGGAAAATTAAAGTCAATGCTATTGTTGAAGATGTTGACGAAGATGGTGAAAAATTTGTCAAGGGTAAAGATAAAAAGATTTGA